The following are encoded together in the Pelorhabdus rhamnosifermentans genome:
- the folE gene encoding GTP cyclohydrolase I FolE, with protein sequence MIDQGKIREAVAMIIEAIGENPAREGLQGTPDRVARMYDEIFGGLEEDPRKYLEVHFNEDHDEMILVKDIPFYSMCEHHFVPFFGKAHVAYIPSNGKITGLSKLARLVESVAKRPQLQERLTREIADIIVECLNPKGVAVVIEAEHICMSMRGVKKPGSKTVTSAVRGLFRKDDKTRAEVFSLINN encoded by the coding sequence ATGATAGATCAGGGAAAAATTCGCGAAGCAGTAGCAATGATCATAGAAGCAATAGGAGAAAATCCTGCAAGGGAAGGACTTCAAGGTACACCTGACCGTGTAGCGAGGATGTATGATGAGATATTTGGTGGATTAGAAGAAGACCCCAGAAAGTACCTTGAGGTACATTTTAACGAAGACCATGATGAGATGATCTTAGTGAAAGATATCCCGTTTTATTCCATGTGCGAACACCACTTTGTCCCTTTCTTCGGCAAAGCCCATGTAGCATATATTCCGTCGAATGGTAAAATAACTGGTTTGAGTAAATTGGCAAGATTAGTAGAGAGTGTGGCTAAGCGTCCGCAGCTTCAAGAACGTTTGACCAGAGAAATTGCGGATATCATTGTGGAGTGCCTGAATCCGAAAGGAGTGGCTGTTGTTATTGAAGCTGAACATATATGTATGAGTATGAGGGGAGTAAAAAAGCCAGGTTCAAAAACTGTTACATCAGCAGTCCGTGGATTATTCAGAAAAGATGATAAGACCAGAGCTGAGGTATTCTCGCTTATCAACAATTAA
- a CDS encoding TetR/AcrR family transcriptional regulator, translated as MSMLQPELDTKGKIIIKTIDLIAKMGFKEVTTKQIAEAAGVSEITVFRHFQSKKKLLLEALTVCAKPPSYLEELFTSGKLGRNLENDIQLIAQAYLCLLLDNLKIIQIIFHEANNIPEINDTVDKRRFMNRTRLTEYFDTMQRRDKVVKGDSGIQASSLLWLCFGFFISRVILRNEPPSQADNESFEDSLRLFARGIAR; from the coding sequence ATGAGCATGCTGCAGCCAGAACTAGATACCAAAGGAAAAATAATAATTAAGACGATTGATTTAATTGCTAAAATGGGTTTTAAAGAAGTTACGACTAAACAAATTGCGGAAGCGGCGGGAGTTAGTGAGATAACTGTATTCCGTCATTTTCAAAGCAAGAAAAAACTGTTGCTGGAGGCGCTGACAGTCTGTGCCAAACCTCCGTCTTATTTGGAAGAACTCTTTACCTCCGGCAAATTAGGCAGAAACTTGGAAAACGATATACAGCTTATCGCTCAAGCCTACCTTTGCCTTTTACTTGATAATCTGAAAATTATCCAGATTATCTTCCATGAGGCGAACAACATTCCCGAAATTAATGATACTGTGGATAAGCGTCGGTTTATGAACCGCACACGTTTAACCGAATATTTCGATACTATGCAACGACGTGATAAGGTCGTGAAAGGAGATTCAGGGATCCAGGCGAGTAGCTTACTGTGGCTTTGTTTTGGTTTTTTTATCAGCAGAGTCATACTTAGAAATGAGCCTCCTTCTCAAGCTGACAATGAATCATTTGAAGATAGTCTCCGACTTTTTGCTCGTGGCATAGCGAGATAA
- a CDS encoding DHA2 family efflux MFS transporter permease subunit, with translation MARKYLLLITVCLGTVLTAYVSSCVNIGLPNIMAALNLNLDSVVWVSLSYMLPYGALLPLTGKFGDEFGAKKLYIIGLILFTIASLFCGMSASATFMIVSRVVQGIGASMILPNAMAIVAATFPVEQRGQALGIWGAMAAAGSAMGPTIGGYLIDHINWQSIFFSITPLSIIGLLMAFFLIPSTKASVKTKIDYVGAFLLTVCLALLLLTLNQGQKEGWDSLYIRVLFYLSFSSFISFILVEKYVESPIVDLTLFVNFGFSIANILNFICYMAFYCAMFLLPFFLKNILNYSPVYAGIELLPLTTAVIIFAPVGGKMSDLLGNRIPTFLGMIIIALSLYMFSFINPHYGHKEFFIRLLIMGIGLGLMMSPLSSSAISILSRDKVGVGSGVFNLFKNIGSCIGVVFPETLLINREVFHQQNLSEYINPNMHAEDHIYKLLQSLWGAQGMDAAQITKATMGVFTGEGFPRPEQYSAFKLILAQLTARNAAVLSFQDVFFIMSLIALGMGFLSLLLPSKTRV, from the coding sequence GTGGCTCGAAAATATCTATTACTGATTACTGTTTGTTTGGGAACGGTGCTTACTGCATATGTAAGCAGTTGTGTTAATATTGGTTTGCCGAACATTATGGCGGCGCTAAATTTAAATTTAGATTCCGTTGTCTGGGTTTCGTTGAGTTATATGCTGCCATATGGAGCTTTACTACCGTTGACAGGAAAATTCGGGGATGAGTTTGGCGCTAAGAAACTGTATATTATCGGCCTGATATTATTCACTATTGCATCACTATTCTGTGGAATGTCCGCTTCTGCCACATTCATGATAGTGTCCCGCGTTGTCCAAGGAATTGGCGCCAGCATGATCTTACCTAACGCCATGGCTATTGTTGCTGCTACATTTCCGGTTGAACAGCGCGGACAGGCTCTAGGCATTTGGGGTGCCATGGCTGCTGCCGGCAGTGCCATGGGTCCTACAATAGGCGGATATCTGATCGATCATATTAATTGGCAATCAATTTTTTTCTCGATTACTCCGTTGTCTATTATCGGCTTACTTATGGCCTTTTTTTTGATTCCATCTACTAAGGCCAGTGTCAAAACAAAAATTGACTATGTTGGCGCCTTTTTGTTGACAGTTTGTCTTGCTCTGTTGTTATTGACACTGAACCAGGGGCAAAAAGAAGGATGGGATTCGCTGTATATCAGAGTGCTATTCTATCTTTCGTTTTCCTCATTTATTTCTTTTATTCTGGTTGAGAAGTATGTTGAGTCCCCCATTGTTGATTTGACTCTATTTGTTAATTTTGGGTTCAGTATTGCTAATATCCTCAACTTTATTTGTTATATGGCTTTCTATTGCGCTATGTTCCTATTACCATTTTTTCTTAAGAACATTCTTAACTATAGTCCTGTTTATGCTGGTATTGAGTTATTACCTTTAACAACGGCAGTTATTATTTTTGCACCTGTTGGTGGTAAAATGTCCGATTTGCTGGGAAACAGAATCCCGACTTTTCTTGGAATGATTATCATTGCTCTTTCCCTGTATATGTTCAGTTTTATTAATCCTCATTATGGGCACAAAGAATTTTTTATTCGTCTGCTCATCATGGGAATTGGTTTAGGACTGATGATGTCACCGCTTAGTTCTTCGGCTATTTCTATTTTATCCCGTGATAAAGTGGGAGTTGGTTCCGGCGTGTTTAATCTCTTTAAAAACATAGGAAGCTGCATTGGAGTGGTCTTTCCCGAAACGCTGCTGATCAATCGGGAAGTTTTTCACCAGCAGAATCTCAGTGAATATATAAATCCTAATATGCACGCCGAGGATCATATTTATAAATTACTCCAAAGCCTTTGGGGAGCGCAAGGTATGGATGCTGCGCAAATTACTAAAGCGACCATGGGTGTATTTACCGGTGAAGGATTTCCTCGGCCTGAGCAATACAGCGCATTTAAATTAATTCTTGCGCAACTGACAGCTCGTAATGCTGCAGTGTTGTCATTTCAGGATGTATTTTTTATCATGTCGCTTATTGCATTAGGAATGGGTTTTCTATCGTTGCTGTTGCCATCCAAGACGAGGGTGTAA
- a CDS encoding HlyD family secretion protein produces MSEEKRSKITKKKIIFLVGLLGVVLTVGLAWWWIKINRIVSTDDARVKGTIVSVSSKLSGRIEKVLVNEDDSVIEGQVIAVIEKSDFEVQVANAQANLSSVRAKLAALQAGNRSQEILQGQSSVAEAQATLDNDQKDYDRAETLNKQGAISAQQCDKAYSALSVAKAHYDTAVQKYSLLAEGPRTEDIQVATAQVEQAEAVLKNAQMQLDYTVIKAPISGIVALKSVNSGQYVVPGQTMFSVVDLGDVWVMANVEETYMGKVCEGQKVDFSVDMYPGRTFHGEVIAVGAATGSQFALLPSDDGSSGNFTKVTQRLPVKIRALDAEPTLLKPGMSVLVDIHIK; encoded by the coding sequence ATGTCAGAAGAAAAACGATCAAAAATCACAAAAAAAAAGATTATATTTCTTGTTGGACTGTTGGGTGTTGTTTTGACGGTTGGTCTTGCCTGGTGGTGGATCAAGATAAATCGCATTGTTTCTACGGATGATGCCCGGGTAAAAGGAACCATTGTCAGTGTCAGTTCTAAACTATCTGGGCGGATTGAAAAGGTGTTGGTCAATGAAGACGATTCAGTTATAGAGGGACAAGTAATTGCCGTTATTGAAAAAAGTGACTTTGAAGTCCAAGTGGCCAATGCCCAAGCCAATTTGTCGTCAGTGCGGGCAAAATTGGCCGCATTGCAAGCCGGTAATCGCAGTCAAGAGATTTTGCAAGGACAGTCGTCTGTGGCAGAAGCGCAGGCTACACTGGATAACGATCAAAAAGATTATGACCGAGCTGAGACTTTGAATAAGCAAGGTGCTATATCGGCTCAGCAGTGCGACAAGGCGTATTCTGCTCTGTCAGTTGCCAAAGCTCATTACGATACTGCTGTGCAAAAGTACAGCCTGCTGGCGGAGGGACCGCGCACAGAAGATATCCAAGTTGCCACAGCGCAGGTTGAGCAAGCGGAAGCGGTTTTAAAAAATGCTCAGATGCAGTTGGACTATACGGTGATTAAGGCACCGATATCTGGCATTGTTGCTTTGAAATCTGTAAATTCCGGACAATATGTTGTTCCTGGGCAAACGATGTTTAGCGTAGTTGACTTGGGTGATGTTTGGGTGATGGCTAATGTTGAAGAAACTTATATGGGGAAAGTATGTGAGGGGCAAAAAGTTGATTTTTCGGTTGATATGTATCCAGGACGAACATTTCACGGTGAAGTAATAGCGGTAGGAGCGGCTACCGGATCGCAATTTGCTCTATTGCCTTCTGATGATGGTTCTTCTGGGAATTTTACGAAGGTGACCCAGCGGCTACCGGTAAAAATCCGAGCGCTTGATGCGGAACCAACGTTGCTTAAACCCGGCATGTCGGTTCTTGTTGACATTCATATTAAATGA
- a CDS encoding nitroreductase family protein: MIQEKIFQEDVSRFFSSRRSVRKYLNTEIASEDIMSILTSGIWAPSPGNVQPWRFIIINKKNSINRLAYLITENLHSRRQTAEENNCFNNVALIRASGKYALAFKSAPLIIALVGKSYKKSPTGRLFGAFFPDKDVNTVIREEMIKCVSMAAQNMLLCINYLGLGGCALSAPIYLAGRKISEELQIGLEEELVLLISVGHYEKGQTEKRFSSRKKLENVVSWL; this comes from the coding sequence ATGATACAAGAGAAGATATTTCAAGAAGATGTTTCAAGATTTTTCTCAAGCAGAAGGAGTGTACGAAAATATCTTAATACAGAAATAGCTTCAGAAGATATAATGAGTATTTTGACAAGTGGAATATGGGCTCCTAGCCCGGGAAATGTACAACCTTGGCGTTTTATTATTATCAATAAGAAAAATTCAATTAATAGGTTAGCATATTTAATAACCGAAAATTTGCACTCTAGAAGGCAGACGGCTGAAGAAAATAATTGTTTTAATAATGTTGCTTTAATTAGAGCTTCTGGTAAGTATGCACTAGCTTTTAAAAGTGCTCCCCTGATCATTGCTTTGGTTGGAAAAAGCTATAAAAAATCGCCAACGGGGAGATTATTTGGTGCATTTTTTCCTGACAAAGATGTTAACACCGTAATACGAGAAGAAATGATTAAATGTGTTAGTATGGCTGCTCAGAATATGCTACTTTGCATAAATTATCTTGGTTTGGGTGGATGTGCTTTAAGTGCACCTATATACTTAGCTGGTCGGAAAATAAGTGAAGAATTACAGATTGGTTTAGAAGAAGAGCTCGTGTTGTTAATTTCAGTCGGTCACTATGAAAAAGGTCAAACTGAAAAACGATTTTCTTCTAGAAAAAAACTTGAGAATGTAGTGAGCTGGCTTTAG
- a CDS encoding sigma-54-dependent transcriptional regulator — MKRIEHVFEMVKELCEKQYVEQGQRTGISTDAVASRLGIQRSNASGDLNDLVKTGRLEKIEGKPVLYKIVDDPIRKTDDIISCSILDDIIGANKSLKNAIQQAKAAIMYPPLGLHTLLLGETGVGKSMFAEAIFRYARDIGRLKANAPFIEFNCADYAHNPQLLLAQLFGVKKGSYTGAERDRIGLVEKANHGILFLDEVHRLPPEGQEMLFYLIDKGAFRSMGEIEAHQKVEILIICATTENTDSVLLRTFTRRIPMIIQLPSIRERSMSERWELIKCFFQREALCLKVPIGISQNSLRAFLLYDCVNNIGQLKSDIKLSCAKAFLDYVGSKEKMLKVRSEDLPKYIRQGFVNYKEHRGELDKIGVTRGIVFQVSQDSYFSVEDTHTDNIYEVLEEKMMNLKSKGLSEEDIQLIMSLDMDTYIKKYMSKFRQSNLEELYKIVDRKVVEVTQEFLQYAAEKLERQYNDKILFGMCIHISSTLERIREGKEILNPHLAEIQKLYSREYSVANYFSSMMKKYFGVQASLSEIGFITMFLVFDDYLGKAEAGRVGVIVAMHGASTATSMAEVANRLLGEKYVVGYDMPLDQRTEIALEEITKLVELHNEGHGIIMLVDMGSLVMFGDMIYERTEIPIKTVEMVSTPMVLEATRKALMKMSLEDIYYAVTNLSPYIGRMHGNTFSHQLKDSVIVTACITGKGTAIKLKNMIEKLLCEQGRKVDVIPIEISDMEDFERKLTKVSQEKNLIAVVSSIKPRDKTMKYISTKQLVEGKLDLLLSGTAMDSLPNELVLEQLQFMQDVISENLAIDGKQFMQAWNSFYLELKKHSLVLSEEAGIGLIMHLACVVEKLTHGEIIEYSKRTEPLDRNQYGGSCKVVEISLQALEESFHINLADHEYENVVKLIYYL, encoded by the coding sequence ATGAAGCGAATTGAGCATGTTTTTGAAATGGTCAAGGAGTTATGCGAGAAGCAGTATGTAGAGCAAGGTCAGAGGACGGGCATATCCACTGATGCGGTGGCTTCTCGGTTAGGTATTCAGCGTTCAAATGCTTCTGGCGATTTAAATGATTTGGTAAAAACGGGAAGACTAGAGAAAATAGAAGGCAAGCCCGTCTTGTATAAAATAGTGGATGATCCTATCAGAAAGACCGATGATATTATTTCGTGTTCCATATTGGATGATATTATTGGTGCGAATAAAAGTCTGAAAAACGCGATTCAACAAGCTAAAGCAGCTATTATGTATCCGCCATTAGGTTTGCATACTTTGCTTCTTGGCGAGACTGGCGTTGGTAAATCGATGTTTGCTGAGGCTATTTTTCGTTATGCTCGGGATATTGGGCGATTGAAGGCCAACGCGCCGTTTATTGAATTTAACTGCGCGGATTATGCTCACAATCCGCAACTTCTGTTAGCCCAGTTATTTGGTGTGAAAAAGGGCAGTTATACCGGAGCGGAACGGGATCGGATCGGTTTAGTAGAAAAAGCGAATCATGGCATTCTGTTTTTGGATGAAGTACATCGTTTGCCTCCGGAGGGGCAGGAAATGCTATTTTATTTGATTGATAAAGGGGCATTTCGGAGCATGGGTGAAATCGAGGCCCATCAAAAGGTTGAAATACTGATTATCTGTGCTACAACGGAAAATACGGATTCTGTTCTGCTCAGAACGTTTACCCGCCGAATTCCTATGATCATCCAGCTGCCTTCTATCAGAGAGCGATCCATGAGCGAACGTTGGGAACTTATTAAGTGCTTTTTTCAAAGGGAAGCCCTGTGTTTGAAAGTCCCCATTGGAATTTCTCAGAATTCCTTAAGAGCTTTTTTACTTTATGATTGCGTTAATAATATTGGTCAGTTGAAAAGCGATATTAAGCTTAGTTGTGCGAAGGCTTTTTTAGATTATGTAGGTAGTAAGGAGAAAATGCTTAAAGTACGGAGCGAAGATTTGCCTAAATATATCCGCCAGGGGTTTGTCAATTATAAAGAGCATCGGGGAGAACTGGATAAGATTGGAGTGACAAGAGGAATTGTTTTTCAGGTATCCCAGGACTCGTACTTTTCTGTAGAAGACACTCATACGGACAATATATATGAAGTGTTGGAAGAAAAAATGATGAACCTGAAATCAAAGGGGCTTAGCGAAGAAGATATTCAGTTGATTATGAGTTTGGACATGGATACTTATATCAAGAAGTATATGTCTAAATTTCGGCAAAGTAATTTGGAGGAGTTATATAAAATAGTGGACAGAAAGGTCGTGGAGGTTACACAGGAATTCTTGCAGTATGCCGCAGAAAAATTAGAACGGCAGTATAACGATAAAATTTTATTTGGTATGTGTATTCATATTTCCAGCACGTTAGAACGTATTCGAGAAGGCAAGGAAATTTTAAACCCTCACCTAGCAGAAATACAAAAGCTATATTCCCGTGAATATTCCGTCGCCAATTATTTTAGTTCGATGATGAAAAAATATTTTGGGGTACAGGCTTCGCTGTCTGAAATTGGTTTTATTACAATGTTTCTCGTATTTGACGATTATTTAGGGAAGGCAGAAGCCGGTCGGGTCGGGGTGATTGTAGCTATGCATGGTGCAAGTACAGCTACCTCGATGGCGGAAGTGGCTAATCGATTATTGGGAGAAAAGTATGTGGTGGGTTATGATATGCCTCTTGATCAAAGAACGGAAATTGCCCTGGAGGAGATTACTAAGTTAGTTGAATTGCATAACGAGGGACATGGTATTATCATGCTTGTTGATATGGGATCACTCGTGATGTTTGGCGATATGATTTATGAACGCACAGAGATACCGATCAAAACAGTAGAAATGGTTAGTACACCGATGGTGTTGGAAGCGACGCGCAAAGCATTGATGAAAATGTCTTTAGAGGATATCTATTATGCCGTGACCAATCTTAGTCCTTATATTGGGCGTATGCACGGGAATACGTTTAGTCATCAGTTGAAAGACAGTGTGATTGTGACGGCTTGTATTACTGGTAAAGGAACTGCCATTAAGCTAAAAAATATGATTGAAAAATTATTATGTGAGCAGGGACGGAAGGTGGATGTGATCCCTATAGAAATTAGTGACATGGAAGACTTCGAACGCAAGCTGACTAAAGTTAGTCAGGAAAAAAATCTAATTGCTGTGGTTAGTAGTATTAAGCCTCGCGATAAGACAATGAAGTACATTTCCACAAAGCAATTAGTGGAAGGTAAATTGGATCTGCTGCTTTCGGGGACAGCAATGGACTCTTTGCCCAACGAACTTGTTTTGGAACAATTGCAGTTCATGCAGGATGTAATTAGTGAGAATCTTGCTATAGATGGGAAACAGTTTATGCAGGCATGGAATTCGTTTTACTTAGAATTAAAAAAGCACAGTCTTGTGCTTAGTGAAGAAGCGGGGATTGGTTTAATTATGCATTTAGCCTGTGTTGTTGAGAAATTGACTCATGGTGAAATTATTGAATATTCTAAACGAACTGAACCATTGGATAGAAATCAATATGGCGGAAGCTGTAAGGTGGTGGAAATCTCTTTGCAGGCCCTGGAAGAAAGTTTCCATATTAACTTGGCTGATCACGAATATGAAAATGTGGTGAAACTTATCTACTATCTTTGA
- the celB gene encoding PTS cellobiose transporter subunit IIC: protein MNRFVRWLEEHFMPIVGSIGQQRHLKALRDGIVATIPLLLIGSFFLIMAFPPIPWLAKWVEPYVTSLLTVVNATFNIMALFVAFSTAYSLANSYKMDTLAAGLFSVSAFLLATPFTNNGNINLDLMGSKGLFVAVILAMMVVEIQRIMLKKNIVIKIPAGVPPTVARSFAALIPGFVIVVTVWLLNCILLDATDLSIQEVINQVITASLLNLGGNIYATFIAIFSGQLLWCVGIHGTALIDGIMRPIWMVLSQQNVAAKAAGEMLPNIISQQFVESFVLIGGSGTTLALEALLVTVVKSKQLKALGKMAIWPGIFNINEPILFGMPIVMNPMMWIPFIFAPIICVMLTYFALSTGLVDRPYAYVPWTTPAVFSGFLVTGDWKASVLQIVNFSVAAIVYYPFLKVWDKAKLLEEQAVERTRS, encoded by the coding sequence ATGAACAGGTTTGTTCGCTGGCTGGAAGAACATTTTATGCCTATCGTGGGGAGTATTGGACAACAGCGTCACCTGAAAGCACTACGGGATGGGATTGTTGCTACGATTCCCTTGTTACTGATAGGGTCTTTTTTCTTGATTATGGCTTTTCCTCCTATTCCATGGCTGGCCAAATGGGTGGAACCTTATGTCACCAGTTTGCTTACTGTGGTCAATGCTACATTTAACATAATGGCACTGTTTGTCGCTTTTTCTACTGCTTATTCTCTAGCTAATTCTTATAAGATGGATACACTTGCTGCCGGATTGTTCAGTGTTTCGGCTTTTTTACTTGCTACGCCTTTTACTAATAACGGAAATATTAATCTGGATCTCATGGGCAGCAAGGGCTTGTTTGTTGCTGTTATTTTAGCAATGATGGTAGTGGAAATACAGAGGATCATGCTCAAAAAAAATATCGTCATTAAAATCCCTGCGGGGGTTCCTCCTACGGTGGCTCGGTCCTTCGCGGCTTTGATTCCTGGATTTGTTATTGTTGTGACAGTATGGTTGCTTAATTGTATCCTGTTAGATGCGACCGACCTGTCTATCCAGGAAGTGATTAACCAAGTCATTACTGCGTCACTGCTTAATTTGGGTGGGAATATTTATGCAACGTTTATTGCAATCTTTTCCGGGCAGCTGCTGTGGTGTGTGGGAATCCATGGAACAGCATTGATTGACGGCATTATGAGACCTATTTGGATGGTTCTTAGCCAGCAAAATGTTGCGGCAAAAGCAGCTGGAGAAATGCTTCCCAATATTATTTCTCAACAATTTGTAGAGTCCTTTGTACTTATTGGGGGCTCAGGGACTACGCTGGCCTTAGAGGCGCTATTGGTTACTGTGGTGAAATCAAAACAGTTGAAGGCTTTAGGAAAGATGGCTATTTGGCCGGGAATTTTTAATATTAATGAACCCATTTTATTCGGTATGCCGATTGTCATGAACCCGATGATGTGGATTCCATTTATTTTTGCTCCGATAATTTGTGTCATGCTTACTTATTTTGCTCTGTCTACAGGGCTTGTAGACAGACCCTACGCCTATGTTCCTTGGACTACTCCGGCAGTTTTTAGTGGCTTTTTGGTAACGGGTGATTGGAAGGCCAGCGTGCTACAGATCGTTAATTTCTCAGTGGCTGCTATCGTTTATTATCCATTTCTAAAAGTGTGGGATAAAGCTAAGTTGTTAGAGGAGCAAGCTGTGGAACGCACGAGATCCTAA
- a CDS encoding PTS sugar transporter subunit IIB has translation MNIILVCASGMSTSLLVDKMVAEGERRGLKGMHVFACSIDELQDYIDRFDVVLIGPQLRYREKDVAVLAKSRGKKYSVINLMSYGMMDGRQVLDQALNMLQ, from the coding sequence ATGAATATTATACTAGTATGTGCATCAGGTATGTCTACCAGTCTCTTAGTAGACAAGATGGTAGCTGAAGGGGAAAGGCGAGGATTGAAGGGGATGCATGTTTTTGCCTGTTCTATAGATGAACTACAGGATTATATTGATCGGTTTGATGTGGTGTTGATTGGACCGCAACTTCGATATCGGGAAAAGGATGTTGCTGTTTTAGCCAAGTCCAGGGGTAAAAAGTACAGTGTAATAAATTTGATGAGTTATGGTATGATGGACGGTAGGCAGGTTTTAGATCAGGCTTTAAATATGCTGCAATAA
- a CDS encoding PTS lactose/cellobiose transporter subunit IIA encodes MDLEQVAFNIILHAGNARSSYFEALGMAREEKFPEARERIAEAKKELVEAHRIQTHLLQQEAGGTRQEMSLLLIHAQDHLMTAILAQDLIQEMILMYEKHASYTAN; translated from the coding sequence ATGGATCTTGAACAAGTGGCTTTTAATATCATCTTGCATGCCGGTAATGCCCGTAGCAGTTATTTTGAGGCACTGGGAATGGCGCGTGAAGAGAAATTCCCCGAAGCAAGAGAACGAATAGCTGAGGCAAAGAAAGAATTAGTTGAGGCTCATCGCATTCAAACTCATTTGCTTCAGCAGGAAGCGGGCGGAACAAGGCAGGAAATGAGTTTGTTATTGATTCATGCCCAGGATCATCTGATGACTGCCATTTTAGCACAGGATTTGATCCAGGAAATGATTCTTATGTATGAAAAACACGCGTCTTATACTGCGAACTGA
- the celB gene encoding PTS cellobiose transporter subunit IIC translates to MDGVIKWLEDYYAPIAARIGEQRHLKAIRDGIVSLIPLLLIGSLFLILAFPPVPVLADMVKPYVDNLCSVNNATMGLMGLMASFSVAYSLANSYKMDPLENSLFSVAAFMLATPFAKDGNITSSWMGSKGLFVAMLSAIFVVEIHRFMVKKNLVFKLPEGVPPAVTRSFVALIPGFISLAIVWLINSILLTSQTNIQGVIYKILAAPLISLGGTLPAFLLCIFFCQLLWCVGIHGAALVQGVMSPVWLTLAQQNAAAKAAGEAIPNIMCNQLWDVYALIGGSGATLALAFMLLMLSKSRQLKVLGKSAIGPSFFNINEPILFGMPIVMNPVLMIPFIFAPMISATIAYFAIDAGLVDKMFAIAPWTTPPIINAFLDTGDIKASVLQIGCFLVSGLIYYPFFKMWDKAKMKEEMAETQQSKIVPTQGFKA, encoded by the coding sequence ATGGACGGAGTTATTAAATGGCTGGAAGACTATTATGCCCCTATTGCCGCGCGCATTGGTGAACAGCGGCACTTAAAAGCAATCAGGGATGGTATCGTATCTCTTATCCCTTTATTACTAATTGGTTCTTTATTTCTTATTCTGGCTTTTCCTCCAGTGCCTGTATTGGCAGACATGGTTAAACCCTATGTGGATAATTTGTGTTCGGTGAATAATGCCACCATGGGGCTGATGGGATTGATGGCATCATTCTCTGTTGCTTATTCATTAGCCAATTCCTATAAAATGGATCCATTGGAGAATTCTTTGTTTAGTGTGGCGGCTTTTATGCTTGCGACTCCTTTTGCTAAGGATGGTAATATTACATCATCCTGGATGGGGAGTAAAGGTTTGTTTGTGGCTATGTTATCAGCTATCTTTGTTGTAGAAATACATCGGTTTATGGTTAAAAAAAATCTGGTTTTCAAGCTGCCTGAGGGCGTACCGCCAGCAGTAACCCGTTCTTTTGTGGCTCTCATTCCTGGTTTTATTTCTTTAGCTATTGTTTGGTTGATAAACAGTATATTGTTGACGAGCCAAACCAATATCCAAGGTGTTATTTATAAGATCCTTGCTGCACCGCTTATTAGCCTGGGTGGTACTTTGCCTGCCTTTTTACTTTGCATATTCTTTTGTCAGTTATTATGGTGCGTAGGTATTCATGGCGCTGCCTTAGTCCAAGGTGTCATGAGTCCGGTATGGTTAACTTTAGCTCAGCAAAATGCCGCGGCCAAAGCAGCTGGCGAGGCTATTCCCAATATTATGTGTAATCAATTATGGGATGTGTATGCTTTGATTGGTGGGTCTGGTGCGACTCTGGCATTGGCGTTCATGTTACTGATGCTTAGTAAATCCAGACAGCTAAAAGTTCTTGGCAAATCTGCGATTGGCCCATCGTTTTTTAATATCAATGAACCCATTCTTTTTGGTATGCCAATTGTCATGAATCCGGTGCTGATGATTCCCTTCATATTCGCGCCGATGATATCCGCTACTATTGCTTATTTTGCCATCGATGCAGGCCTGGTAGACAAGATGTTTGCCATCGCGCCGTGGACTACGCCGCCCATTATTAACGCTTTCTTGGATACAGGCGATATAAAAGCATCAGTACTACAAATTGGTTGTTTTCTAGTTTCTGGTCTCATTTACTATCCCTTCTTTAAGATGTGGGATAAAGCGAAAATGAAAGAAGAAATGGCTGAAACACAGCAAAGTAAAATTGTACCAACACAAGGCTTTAAAGCCTGA